In Isosphaera pallida ATCC 43644, the sequence GGTTCGCGGGGCACGGTTTTTCTCCACCGCGATCCCAAGGCCGATCTCGACTTTGAGACCACCCTGTTTCACGAAACAACGCACTTGTTGCTCGCCGAACTCAACGGTCGAGGCGCACCCCGCGACGAGGGACCAGGGTTCTGGATTTTCGAGGCGGTCGCGACCTACTTCGAGACGACCCGCGTGAACGAAGACGGCTCGGTGGTCTTTGGAACGCCCGAAACCGAACGTCTCCTGGTAGGTCGCCACCGCGTGGTCGAACGCGGTGAACGAGTTCCCTTGGCCCAGCTCCTCCGGCTCGACAAGACCCGCTTCCACAACCGCGACCATGTGTTTCTCAACTATGTTCACGCCCAAGCGCTCGCGGCGATACTTATGAACGACGCCCGCTTAACCCCGCGCGAGGTGTTCCTCGATCTGGTCAAACGGGCCTATTCCTCTACGGGTCCGGCCGCGGACCGCGGGCCAAGCTTGTTCGATCGTCTGGGCGAGTCCCCCCAACAATTGGAACATCGGCTCAACCAATTCCTCGCCGAGCATGTACCCAAGGTCGAGGTGATTCGTAGAACCTCCCCGGATAAGACGAATCGGAACCGATCCGAATGAGGGAGGGGGTTCGTCATCGTGAGGCGGGATGGGGCGTCGCCTGTCGGGTTGAGAGTTGAGTTGAGCGATCTTCACTCGCCGACGTAGGGCATCAGGGCCAAAAACCGCGCCCGCTTAATAGCAAGGCTGGCGGCTCGTTGGAAGGCCGCGCAGTTGCCGCTGCGTTTGCGAGAGAACATCTTGCTTTGATTGGTGCAGAGTTTCTTGAGCAGACCGACATCCTTGTAATCCACGTAGGCCGGACGCGGGCAACCTTGGGCGGTGCAAAACCGGCAGCGATTCTTGCGGTTGCGGGAGGAACGCTTGCGTGGCATCTGGCGAAAACCCACCTGATCCATGAGAAAAGGAAACGAAGCCAACCCGACGTGCCGCCATGTCGCGGTCGCTTGCAACGACCCACCAACACGCATGGTCTCCAGCCGCCGCCTGGCTTCAACAGGGCCACAGCCCCGGCGCGGGAATATTGTAAGGGAACCATGATAACCGCGCGCTCCCGGCTCGACAAGCCCGATCCGACATCGACACACCGTTTTCGCCTCCAACGGTCGCGCGGTCGAAGGGCAAAGCGCGAAATTATGCGGGCGTCACCTCGACCCAGCTTGACCTAAAAGATATAACGAATGTCTTCAGTACATGTGATGGGTTTGGGCGTGCCACGGAGGAATCGCCGGCTCGTCTGAACTGGTTCCTACCAATTGGCGGCTTCATCAACCTCTGGATAGAATCGAGACCCCATGCGCGATTCCAGCCCAGGTTTCCCGTCGCGGTCCCGACCACGACCACCTTTGACCCCTTGCGCGCCTGTACTGGGACCAGCTCCGGGAGCGTTTTGGACCCCGGATCGGCGATGTGAGTTCCGCGTCTGGGCACCCCGTAGCCAGGCGGTCGCATTGAAGCTAATCCAACCCGGTCGGGACGATCGTTTGATCGATCTTCAAGCAGTCGGCCTAGGGTGGTTCGCTCTGGAGTTGGAGGAGGTTGATCCCGGCGATCGCTACCTGTTCCGACTGTCGCCCTCGGGTTTGGAACGCCCTGACCCCGCCTCGGTTCACCAACCCCTGGGGGTTCATGGGCCATCGGAGGTGATCGACCGTCGTTTCAGCTGGTCCGAAGCGGAGCAACGCTGGCGGGGAATCCCCCTGGCTCATTACGTGATCCTAGAGTTACATGTTGGAACCTTTACCCCCGAAGGCACCTTCGACGCCGCTATCAGTCAACTCGACCGCCTGGTCGATCTGGGGATCACCGCTGTCGAACTCATGCCGGTGGCCCAGTTTCCCGGCGAACGTAACTGGGGTTACGACGGCGTCTATCCCTTCGCGCCGCAGTCCTCCTACGGTGGCGTCGAGGGTCTCAAACGATTCGTTCAGGCATGTCACGAACGCGGCTTGGCGGCGATTCTCGACGTGGTGTACAACCACCTTGGTCCCGAAGGCAATTATTTGCGCGACTTCGGATCCTACTTCACCGACCGCTACCACACCCCTTGGGGCGACGCGATCAATTTCGACGGTCCCGACTCGGACACGGTACGAGAATATTTTTATCACAACGCCCTGATGTGGCAAACCGAATATCGGTTCGACGCGCTCAGGCTGGACGCGGTTCATGCCATCGCCGACCTGTCGGCTTCGCCATTTTTGGCCGAGCTCAAGGCGGTGACGGCCGCTCGCGCCACTGAACTCGGACGGCCGTTTTATCTCATCGCCGAGAGCGACCAGAATGACTCGCGGCTGATTCGTCCAGCCTCGGTTTCGGGAATGGGGTTGGACGCGGTTTGGTCCGACGACTTCCACCACGCCCTCCACGTCGCCCTGACCGGCGAAACCAGTGGCTATTACGCCGACTTCACTGCGCCGGGCGCGTGCCTGCAACGCATTTGGTCGGGGGGGTTCGCCTACGATGGTGAGTATTCGCCCTACCGAAAACGCCGGCACGGCAACCCCGCCCATGACCTGGAGCCCTTCCGCTTCGTGGTTTGTTCCCAAAACCATGATCAAGTTGGCAACCGTGCCTTCGGCGAACGTTTGTCCGTTCTGACCGACTTGGAAGGCCAGAAGCTGGCGTTAGCCGCTACTTTGTTGTCGCCCTTTACGCCGTTGCTGTTCATGGGGGAGGAGTACGGTGAGGACAACCCGTTCCTCTACTTCGTCAGCCACGGCGATCCTGACTTGGTAGAACAGGTGCGCCAAGGTCGCCGCAACGAGTTTGCCAGGTTCTCCTGGTCGGACGACATCCCCGACCCCCAGGCCTTTGAAACCTTCGAGCGTTCACGTCCCGACCCATCTAAAGGGTTGCAGGAACCAGGGGCGACGTTGGTTCGTTTCACTCGGGAAGTGTTGCGGTTGCGGCGGGATCATCCCGCGCTTCGCGGCGGCAACCCATTCCCCGACCGGGTGGACCTCGACGAGACCGGCAAGGTGTTGCGGGTTCATCGCCGCGGAGGCGGCTCGAACGGGTCCGCCTCCGCCTGGCTCTGGTTTAACCTGGGGGACCAACCCGCCGCCTTGGAATTGCCCCCGCTTGATTCCAACCCAACCATGACTCCGAATTGGCATTTCCATTTACTGCTGGATTCGTCGGCCGGGACCTGGAATGGTCCTGGCCCCGGCTTTCCCGCGCGTCTGGACGGGACGGCCGGCACGACTGACCAGGGCTTGACGGGGTTGAGGTTGCCTTCCCGTGCGGTTCTGGTCTATGGCCAAGACGAAGCCCTAGGATCAGTGTCCCCATGAAGTTTATTTGCATTCACGGCCATTTTTATCAACCGCCTCGGGAAAACCCTTGGTTGGAGCAGGTCGAGCTTCAGGACTCCGCCTATCCGTTCCACGACTGGAACGAACGCATCACGGCGGAATGCTACGCGCCCAATGCCGTGGCACGGATGATTGGCCCCGATGGGCGAATCGATCGTCTGGTGAACAACTACGCCCGCATCAGCTTCAACTTCGGTCCCACTCTGCTGAGTTGGCTTGAACAGAAGCGGCCCGACGTTTACGAGCGGATTCTCGAGGCCGACCAAAAGGGAGCCGAACGTTTCGGCGGCCACGGTCCCGCGTTGGCTCAGAATTACAACCACATCATCATGCCGTTGGCCGACCACGCCGACAAAGTGACCCAGGTGTTGTGGGGGGTACGGGATTTTCGTCGCCGTTTTGGGCGGGATCCCGAGGGCATGTGGCTGGCCGAGACGGCAGTTGATCGCCAAACCCTAGAGGTTTTGGTCGATCATGGCATCAAGTTCACGATACTAGCCCCGAATCAAGCCGCCCAGGCCCGCCCGGTTGGTTCCAGCCACTGGAACGATGTAAGTGGGGGGCGAATCGACCCCACGCGAGCCTATCTCCAGCGGTTGTCTTCGGGTCGCTCAATCGCCCTCTTCTTTTACGACGGCCCGGTGTCGCAGGCGGTCGCTTTCGAGAAGCTGTTGATGAAGGGCGAGTTTTTGGCCGGTCGGTTGCTCTCGACGCTGCGCAGCGATCACCCCGAGGGCCAACTGGTCCACATCGCCACCGATGGCGAATCGTATGGCCACCATCACCCTCACGGCGATATGGCTCTCGCCTACGCGCTGGAGGTCATCGAGTCTACCCCGGAAGTCCGTCTCACCAACTACGGCGAGTTTCTGGAACTGCACCCGCCCTCCTGGGAGGTGGAAATCTACGATAACTCGTCATGGAGTTGTGTTCACGGAGTGGAACGGTGGCGTTCCCACTGTGGTTGCAACACGGGACGACCCGGCTGGCGGCAGGACTGGCGCGGCCCGCTGCGGGAAGCGTTGGATCATCTACGCAACCGCGCCCGCGACGTGGCCCAACGTCACGGAGGGCCGCTGTTCCGCGACCTGACCGCCGCGTTCCACGACTCCTTGGACCTCGTTCACGACCGCTCCGAAGCCAACCAGATTGCCTTCCTCGAGCGTCACGCCGCCGTTCCCTTGAATCCCCAAACCATCACCACCGCGCTGAGTGTACTGGAGATGCTCTATCAAACCCAGCTGATGTACACCAGTTGCGGCTGGTTTTTCGACGAGATCTCCGGTCTGGAGACGGTCCAAATTCTGATGTACGCCGGTCGGGTGGCTGAGTTGGCCCAGGAGATCGGCGGGGAACCGATCGACGGCCCATTTCTGGAATGTCTAGAGCGGGCTCCCAGCAACCTGCCGCACCTCCACCCCCACGGCCGCGCGGTCTACGAAAAGCATGTGTTGCCCGCGCGGGTGAGTCTTGCGAGCCTGGCAGCGCACTACGCCATCAGCGCGCTGTTTGAGAATTACTCCGACGCGGTCCATCTGTTCTCCTATGAAATTCAGCGCGACTCGGGCGAGACTCACGAGGCTGGACGGCTCAAACTCGGTCTGGGACGCGCCACGGTTACCTCACGCGCGACCCGCAACGCGCGTTGCTTCGCCTACGCAGCCCTCTATTTCGGCGACCACAATCTACTGGCCGGAGTGGTCGAAAGCCCAAGTGTAGAGACCTTCCAATCCTGGACCGAAGAGTTGGTCGCCGCGTTCAACGCGGCCGACACCCCTCAAGTGATTCGTCTGATCGATCGCTTTTTTGGTGAGCCGATTTATACTATTCAATCGCTCTATCGCGACGAGCAACGCAAAA encodes:
- the rpsR gene encoding 30S ribosomal protein S18; this translates as MPRKRSSRNRKNRCRFCTAQGCPRPAYVDYKDVGLLKKLCTNQSKMFSRKRSGNCAAFQRAASLAIKRARFLALMPYVGE
- the treZ gene encoding malto-oligosyltrehalose trehalohydrolase → MRDSSPGFPSRSRPRPPLTPCAPVLGPAPGAFWTPDRRCEFRVWAPRSQAVALKLIQPGRDDRLIDLQAVGLGWFALELEEVDPGDRYLFRLSPSGLERPDPASVHQPLGVHGPSEVIDRRFSWSEAEQRWRGIPLAHYVILELHVGTFTPEGTFDAAISQLDRLVDLGITAVELMPVAQFPGERNWGYDGVYPFAPQSSYGGVEGLKRFVQACHERGLAAILDVVYNHLGPEGNYLRDFGSYFTDRYHTPWGDAINFDGPDSDTVREYFYHNALMWQTEYRFDALRLDAVHAIADLSASPFLAELKAVTAARATELGRPFYLIAESDQNDSRLIRPASVSGMGLDAVWSDDFHHALHVALTGETSGYYADFTAPGACLQRIWSGGFAYDGEYSPYRKRRHGNPAHDLEPFRFVVCSQNHDQVGNRAFGERLSVLTDLEGQKLALAATLLSPFTPLLFMGEEYGEDNPFLYFVSHGDPDLVEQVRQGRRNEFARFSWSDDIPDPQAFETFERSRPDPSKGLQEPGATLVRFTREVLRLRRDHPALRGGNPFPDRVDLDETGKVLRVHRRGGGSNGSASAWLWFNLGDQPAALELPPLDSNPTMTPNWHFHLLLDSSAGTWNGPGPGFPARLDGTAGTTDQGLTGLRLPSRAVLVYGQDEALGSVSP